In a single window of the Ruminococcus albus 7 = DSM 20455 genome:
- the dprA gene encoding DNA-processing protein DprA: MSMTDKQALFTLSLIYTPGKAGIDSLMQKYNDPAKLMDTLQNQTDKDIPHSFSAAAKAFDYTLPEQIQSYCGERGIEIITRYDEDFPDELLEVDCPPMALYCLGDKKLLKERTSLTIVGSREATPYSIDVAKYFARTKARDGHTIISGFARGIDTAAHTGAIEAEGKTIAVLGCGIDYDYPRYSGDLKNSIVQNGAVISEYPPLEKPDREYFTIRNRMIAGLSKAVLVVQAGVHSGSINTASHAISQGKDVYCIPPANIFNDIYKGQSVLLRDGAIPAFEPHDIVL; this comes from the coding sequence ATGTCAATGACCGATAAGCAAGCACTGTTTACTCTTTCACTCATCTACACACCGGGCAAAGCTGGGATAGATTCTCTGATGCAGAAATATAATGATCCTGCTAAGCTTATGGATACTCTTCAAAACCAGACCGACAAGGACATACCGCACAGCTTTTCAGCTGCGGCAAAAGCTTTTGACTACACACTGCCAGAGCAGATACAAAGCTATTGTGGAGAAAGGGGTATCGAGATCATAACACGGTATGACGAGGATTTTCCCGATGAACTCCTTGAAGTGGATTGTCCTCCCATGGCGCTTTATTGCCTAGGAGACAAAAAGCTCCTTAAAGAGAGAACCTCGCTTACAATTGTCGGCTCCCGTGAAGCAACTCCGTATTCCATTGACGTTGCTAAGTATTTTGCCCGTACCAAAGCGAGAGATGGACACACAATTATCAGCGGATTTGCACGCGGCATCGACACCGCCGCCCACACAGGTGCAATCGAAGCCGAAGGAAAGACCATAGCTGTACTGGGCTGTGGAATAGACTACGATTATCCCAGATACAGCGGAGATCTGAAAAATTCCATAGTTCAGAATGGGGCTGTTATTTCTGAATACCCACCCTTGGAAAAACCCGACAGAGAGTATTTCACCATACGAAACCGCATGATAGCAGGACTTTCAAAAGCTGTGCTGGTTGTTCAAGCAGGAGTACACAGCGGTTCGATAAACACCGCCAGCCATGCAATTTCCCAAGGCAAGGATGTTTACTGCATACCTCCCGCGAATATCTTCAACGATATCTACAAAGGACAAAGCGTACTGCTTCGCGACGGTGCTATTCCCGCCTTTGAACCACATGATATCGTACTTTAA
- the rpsB gene encoding 30S ribosomal protein S2, with product MAVVSMKQLLEAGVHFGHQTRRWNPKMAPYIFTERNGIYIIDLQKTVKKLEEAYMFIREISANGQEVLFVGTKKQAGDSIKEEALRANAHYVNARWLGGMMTNFKTIEQRIKRLEQLHAMEEDGTFELLPKKEVTKLKLEIEKLEKFMGGIKNMKKLPGALFVVDPRKEKIAVAEAKKLGIPVVAIVDTNCDPDDVDYVIPGNDDAIRAVKLIAGCMANAIIEGRQGEDATSAEEAEKAEAEDAE from the coding sequence ATGGCAGTAGTATCAATGAAGCAGCTTCTTGAAGCAGGTGTACACTTTGGTCACCAGACAAGAAGATGGAACCCTAAAATGGCGCCTTACATCTTTACAGAGCGTAACGGCATCTACATTATCGATCTCCAGAAGACAGTTAAGAAGCTCGAAGAGGCTTATATGTTTATCAGAGAGATCTCCGCAAACGGTCAGGAGGTACTTTTTGTAGGTACCAAGAAGCAGGCTGGCGACTCCATCAAGGAGGAAGCACTGAGAGCTAATGCTCACTATGTAAACGCTAGATGGCTGGGCGGTATGATGACTAACTTCAAGACCATTGAGCAGAGAATCAAGAGACTTGAGCAGCTGCACGCAATGGAAGAGGACGGCACTTTCGAGCTGCTCCCCAAGAAGGAAGTTACCAAGCTGAAGCTCGAGATCGAGAAGCTCGAGAAGTTCATGGGCGGTATCAAGAACATGAAGAAGCTCCCCGGTGCTCTCTTCGTTGTTGACCCCAGAAAGGAAAAGATCGCTGTAGCTGAGGCTAAGAAGCTGGGTATCCCCGTAGTAGCTATCGTAGACACAAACTGTGATCCTGACGATGTTGACTATGTTATCCCCGGCAACGATGACGCTATCAGAGCGGTTAAGCTGATCGCAGGCTGCATGGCTAATGCTATCATCGAAGGCAGACAGGGCGAGGATGCTACTTCTGCTGAGGAAGCTGAAAAGGCAGAGGCTGAGGACGCTGAGTAA
- a CDS encoding histidinol-phosphatase HisJ family protein: protein MDRILLDMHTHSSYSPDAEDSAEAMCLKAAELGMSVYALTDHCDVNFWEEAPSPDTVDAMMYGAGKYALSSITEQTELRERFRGRLDIIVGIELGQPMQNTEKAELIVNDPRLDFIIGSHHMNKGVDDFYYLDYGKMSDDEIQSLLKDCFEQTLEMCRSADIDVLGHLTYPLRYICGEYGRQVDISGYEEMIREIFRTLISRGKGIEINTSGLRQKYGRTFPDFEILKLYRELGGEILTVGSDAHRTSDLGKGIPEGIELARAAGFEKITYFKRHEPYFLKL from the coding sequence ATGGATAGGATATTGCTTGATATGCATACTCACAGCAGCTATTCTCCCGATGCTGAGGATAGTGCTGAGGCTATGTGTCTGAAGGCTGCTGAACTGGGTATGTCTGTGTACGCTCTTACCGATCACTGTGATGTGAATTTCTGGGAGGAGGCACCATCGCCTGATACTGTGGATGCGATGATGTATGGTGCTGGGAAGTATGCACTTTCGAGCATTACGGAACAGACCGAACTGCGTGAGCGCTTTCGGGGAAGATTGGATATTATAGTAGGAATAGAGCTTGGTCAGCCGATGCAGAATACAGAAAAGGCAGAACTTATTGTCAATGATCCGCGACTGGATTTTATAATAGGTTCTCACCATATGAATAAGGGCGTAGATGACTTCTATTATCTTGATTACGGAAAAATGTCCGATGATGAGATACAGAGTCTGCTGAAAGATTGTTTTGAGCAGACTCTTGAAATGTGCCGCAGCGCTGATATAGATGTGCTTGGACACCTGACATATCCACTGAGGTATATCTGCGGAGAGTATGGCAGGCAGGTGGATATCTCTGGGTATGAAGAAATGATCAGGGAGATTTTCAGGACACTTATTTCCCGGGGCAAGGGTATTGAGATAAACACATCGGGGCTAAGGCAGAAATACGGCAGGACTTTCCCTGACTTTGAGATCCTCAAGCTGTACCGTGAACTTGGTGGTGAGATACTGACGGTCGGATCCGATGCTCACAGGACCTCCGATCTTGGAAAGGGTATACCTGAAGGTATAGAGCTTGCCAGGGCTGCAGGTTTTGAGAAGATAACTTATTTCAAACGACATGAACCTTATTTTTTAAAGCTGTGA
- a CDS encoding alpha/beta hydrolase codes for MMKETIELSFDFEKAGIEDIGDRATLECYYNTFTEQLGRKHHRAMVICPGGGYDFCSERESEPVALRFLGHGICCFVLKYTCQRAFPQNALECAAAVKYVRDNAERFDIDPDKIIVMGFSAGGHLAATMANLWNDEILTKPLGCKPEDIKVNASMLCYPVITSDHEFTHEGSIQNLLRGREDDKELRDYLAMEKHVGPHTPQTFIWHCSDDGCVRVQNSLFYMTELAKNWIPFESHIYEHGGHGISLCDESTATWEGHIQPICEAWTEAAVKWAQRL; via the coding sequence ATGATGAAGGAAACTATCGAACTTAGTTTTGATTTTGAAAAAGCCGGTATTGAGGATATCGGTGACAGAGCGACTCTTGAATGTTATTATAATACTTTCACAGAGCAACTCGGCAGAAAGCATCACCGTGCTATGGTGATATGTCCCGGTGGTGGGTATGATTTTTGTTCTGAAAGAGAATCAGAGCCGGTCGCGCTGAGATTTCTGGGACATGGTATCTGCTGTTTTGTTCTGAAATACACTTGTCAGAGAGCATTCCCTCAGAACGCACTGGAATGTGCTGCGGCAGTGAAGTACGTAAGAGACAATGCGGAGAGATTTGATATTGATCCTGACAAGATAATAGTTATGGGATTTTCAGCAGGTGGTCATCTGGCAGCAACTATGGCAAATCTTTGGAATGATGAGATACTAACAAAGCCACTTGGCTGTAAGCCAGAGGATATCAAGGTCAATGCTTCGATGCTTTGCTATCCTGTTATTACCAGCGATCACGAATTTACTCATGAGGGATCAATACAGAATCTTCTCAGAGGCAGAGAGGACGATAAGGAACTTCGTGACTATCTGGCTATGGAGAAGCACGTAGGTCCGCATACACCACAGACTTTCATCTGGCACTGTTCCGATGACGGATGTGTAAGGGTACAGAATTCTCTGTTCTATATGACAGAACTTGCAAAGAACTGGATACCCTTTGAATCACATATCTACGAACACGGCGGACATGGCATAAGCCTCTGTGACGAGTCCACAGCTACCTGGGAAGGTCATATCCAACCTATATGTGAGGCGTGGACGGAAGCCGCTGTTAAGTGGGCACAAAGATTATAA
- a CDS encoding sugar phosphate isomerase/epimerase family protein, producing the protein MKLNMFADFTAAIPLEDRLALIKENGFDGVMLGFSEEYKHNQFELADKTGLAVENVHSPFDRMNALWDKRSDSTAIYNRTADCIRICAENNVSRIVVHPTDGLVPPQVSLFGMKNFDGLISTAANYGVKLLFENIQLPSFLDILFDKFGVSESVGFCYDIGHENCFTKGEDRLVKHSGLLEALHIHDNEGSSDSHMLPFDGNIDYSLFAEKLKTIGYEGALSLEVFRDRSRQYTQISADEFVKKAKQAADRLEYMFTEGEC; encoded by the coding sequence ATGAAGCTGAATATGTTCGCGGACTTTACTGCCGCTATACCGCTTGAAGATCGCCTGGCTCTTATAAAAGAAAACGGATTTGACGGTGTAATGCTGGGATTTTCCGAAGAATACAAGCATAACCAGTTTGAACTTGCAGACAAAACAGGACTTGCGGTGGAGAATGTCCATTCGCCGTTTGACAGAATGAATGCCTTGTGGGATAAACGCAGTGACAGTACCGCTATATATAATCGTACTGCGGATTGTATACGTATTTGCGCCGAGAATAATGTAAGCCGCATAGTTGTTCATCCCACAGACGGTCTTGTTCCGCCGCAGGTATCTTTGTTTGGTATGAAAAATTTTGACGGTCTGATATCCACGGCAGCAAATTATGGGGTGAAGCTGCTTTTTGAAAATATTCAGCTCCCTTCTTTCCTTGATATCCTTTTTGATAAGTTTGGTGTCAGTGAAAGTGTAGGATTCTGCTATGATATTGGACATGAGAACTGTTTCACAAAAGGTGAAGACAGACTTGTCAAGCACAGCGGACTTCTTGAAGCGCTCCATATCCATGATAATGAAGGCAGTTCAGATTCGCATATGCTGCCGTTTGACGGAAATATCGATTATAGCCTGTTCGCTGAAAAGCTGAAAACAATAGGGTATGAAGGTGCGTTGTCACTGGAGGTGTTCAGGGACAGATCCCGACAGTATACACAAATATCCGCCGATGAGTTTGTTAAAAAGGCAAAGCAGGCGGCAGACAGGCTTGAGTATATGTTCACGGAGGGTGAATGTTAA
- a CDS encoding YlmC/YmxH family sporulation protein, translating into MICSFSALRNKEVVNVRTGEKIGYADDIELDTDDGRVISIVLYGRSRAMGLMGRDDDVIIRCSDIRLIGEDTILVDIGDKAKSSKEPQYKIDNLVKTSR; encoded by the coding sequence ATGATCTGCAGTTTTTCAGCACTGAGAAATAAAGAAGTTGTAAATGTAAGGACGGGAGAAAAAATAGGCTATGCGGATGATATCGAACTCGATACTGATGATGGAAGGGTGATATCGATAGTATTATATGGCCGCTCCAGGGCTATGGGACTTATGGGAAGAGATGATGATGTGATAATAAGATGCAGCGATATAAGACTGATAGGTGAGGATACAATATTGGTAGATATAGGTGATAAGGCAAAATCGTCAAAAGAGCCACAATACAAAATTGATAATTTGGTGAAAACATCGAGATAA
- a CDS encoding ATPase yields the protein MSEKYFLGCMTQQGFSTGFGRLMAEDGVFTYILKGGAGTGKSSLMKRIAAEFENSEHIVRFYCSSDPASLDAVMLETSGVLIVDGTAPHVFDPVYPAVKQKIIDLGRFWDEDKLLPYKDEIIGVTDKNKSLLERAKRFSVALSNVCGDSFSTSLGCIDEKKLDAFMSRLYKKLLPRKGNGTGKRELRQLSALTEFGCMTFTETIDSYTDKYLLCDEDFACAHIICEKIAAEAVRRGFDVILCPCQWLNNTSYEHLLIPELGLAFISSTQLNHFAADDSIKLKLSRFYDKDAITRCKRRLKMNRLTISALSDEVYSAIRSAKAVHDEIEKYYIDAMDFVRIEKLTDELISEIKKK from the coding sequence ATGTCAGAAAAATATTTTTTGGGCTGCATGACACAGCAGGGATTTTCTACAGGTTTTGGCAGGCTTATGGCTGAGGATGGTGTTTTTACTTATATCCTCAAGGGAGGAGCAGGTACGGGTAAATCCTCGCTGATGAAACGTATCGCAGCAGAATTTGAAAATAGTGAACATATCGTCAGGTTTTATTGTTCATCTGATCCTGCTTCACTGGATGCTGTTATGCTTGAAACTTCGGGAGTACTGATCGTTGATGGTACTGCTCCTCATGTTTTCGATCCTGTATATCCTGCTGTTAAGCAGAAGATCATTGACCTGGGACGATTCTGGGATGAAGATAAACTGCTGCCATATAAGGATGAAATAATCGGGGTAACAGATAAGAACAAGTCGCTTCTTGAAAGGGCGAAAAGATTCTCTGTCGCACTTTCAAATGTATGTGGTGACAGCTTCAGTACATCACTAGGATGTATAGATGAAAAAAAGCTGGATGCCTTTATGTCGCGATTATATAAAAAGCTGCTGCCGCGAAAGGGTAATGGTACCGGCAAGCGTGAGCTTCGTCAGCTATCAGCCCTGACAGAATTTGGATGTATGACCTTTACCGAAACGATCGACAGCTACACAGATAAATATCTTCTCTGTGATGAGGACTTCGCCTGTGCACACATCATATGTGAAAAAATAGCCGCTGAGGCAGTCCGCAGGGGGTTTGATGTAATATTGTGTCCGTGTCAGTGGCTGAATAATACTTCTTACGAACATCTGCTCATACCTGAACTTGGTCTTGCGTTTATATCATCGACACAGCTGAATCATTTTGCCGCTGATGACAGCATAAAGCTGAAGCTATCTCGTTTCTATGATAAGGATGCTATAACACGCTGCAAAAGAAGGCTTAAAATGAACAGGCTTACTATCAGTGCACTGTCAGATGAGGTATACTCTGCTATCAGGTCGGCAAAGGCAGTCCATGATGAAATCGAGAAGTATTATATCGATGCTATGGACTTTGTCAGGATCGAAAAACTTACTGATGAGCTCATATCGGAAATAAAGAAAAAATAG
- the tsf gene encoding translation elongation factor Ts, protein MANVTVQAIKELMSITGVGMMDCKRALVAADGDQDKAIEALREKGLATQAKKSGRAAAEGVVATVVNNGVGVMVEINTETDFAANTDDFKAFAASVANTIVEKNPADVDALKATTISGGDKTVDEVLTELAGMKIRENIVIRRFVRLEGTVASYVHNGGSIGVLVKMDTDIKDDAVLTVGKDVAMQSAALNPAYLKRDEVPAEVLDKEKEIMMAQMAEDPKMANKPEQVRAKIVEGKVGKYYKENCLLEQAFVKDDKVSVQEYVAAEAKKLGGSITVAEVVRFERGEGVEKKEENFADEIASMIK, encoded by the coding sequence ATGGCTAACGTTACAGTTCAGGCTATAAAGGAACTTATGAGCATTACAGGCGTCGGCATGATGGACTGCAAGAGAGCACTCGTTGCAGCTGACGGCGATCAGGATAAGGCTATCGAGGCACTGAGAGAAAAGGGCCTTGCTACACAGGCTAAGAAGAGCGGCAGAGCTGCTGCTGAAGGCGTTGTTGCTACTGTTGTTAACAACGGCGTAGGTGTTATGGTAGAGATCAACACCGAGACTGACTTCGCTGCTAACACAGACGATTTCAAGGCTTTCGCTGCAAGCGTTGCTAATACTATCGTTGAAAAGAACCCTGCTGACGTTGATGCTCTGAAGGCAACCACTATCAGCGGCGGCGACAAGACTGTTGACGAAGTTCTGACTGAGCTCGCAGGCATGAAGATCAGAGAGAACATCGTTATCCGTCGTTTCGTTAGACTGGAAGGTACTGTTGCTTCTTACGTTCACAACGGCGGCAGCATCGGCGTTCTGGTTAAGATGGATACCGATATCAAGGACGATGCAGTTCTGACTGTTGGTAAGGACGTTGCAATGCAGTCCGCAGCTCTGAACCCTGCTTACCTCAAGAGAGACGAAGTTCCCGCTGAGGTTCTCGATAAGGAGAAGGAGATCATGATGGCTCAGATGGCTGAGGATCCTAAGATGGCTAACAAGCCTGAGCAGGTAAGAGCTAAGATCGTTGAAGGCAAGGTAGGCAAGTACTACAAGGAGAACTGTCTGCTGGAACAGGCTTTCGTAAAGGACGACAAGGTTTCCGTACAGGAGTACGTTGCAGCTGAGGCTAAGAAGCTGGGCGGCAGCATCACTGTTGCTGAAGTTGTTCGTTTCGAGAGAGGCGAGGGCGTTGAGAAGAAGGAAGAGAACTTCGCAGACGAGATCGCAAGCATGATCAAGTAA
- the sigG gene encoding RNA polymerase sporulation sigma factor SigG, whose amino-acid sequence MQYNKVEISGVNTGDLKILTESEKQELLKRSADGDKTAREKLIKGNLRLVLSVLQKYSGGKENPDDLFQVGVVGLIKAIDNFDVGLNVRFSTYAVPMILGEIKRYMRDFRPIRVSRSMRDLAYRVMQAKERFIAEKQREPSIDEIAEITNEKRADIVTALESVTDPVSIYEPVYTDGGDPLCIADQICDSTDDSSWLEELTMKEALKELRPREKNILFLRFFKGHTQVEVAHEIGISQAQVSRLEKNALNKIKSQL is encoded by the coding sequence ATGCAGTACAACAAAGTCGAGATAAGCGGAGTAAATACCGGTGATCTGAAGATTCTGACCGAGAGCGAAAAGCAGGAACTGCTTAAAAGATCAGCCGACGGTGACAAAACCGCCCGTGAAAAACTCATAAAAGGTAACCTGCGCCTTGTGCTGAGTGTTCTGCAGAAATACTCAGGAGGAAAAGAAAACCCCGATGACCTCTTTCAGGTAGGAGTCGTGGGATTGATCAAAGCTATTGACAATTTCGATGTCGGATTGAATGTCAGATTCTCAACCTACGCTGTCCCTATGATACTCGGAGAGATCAAGAGATATATGCGCGATTTCAGACCAATACGCGTCAGTCGTTCGATGCGTGATCTGGCTTACAGAGTAATGCAGGCAAAAGAACGCTTTATCGCAGAAAAGCAGCGAGAACCTTCAATAGATGAGATCGCAGAGATCACCAACGAGAAGCGCGCAGATATAGTCACTGCACTTGAATCAGTTACAGATCCTGTATCGATATACGAGCCTGTTTATACCGATGGCGGTGACCCTCTGTGTATAGCCGATCAGATATGCGACAGCACAGATGACAGCAGCTGGCTGGAGGAACTTACAATGAAAGAAGCATTGAAGGAGCTGCGTCCGCGAGAAAAGAATATCCTGTTCCTGCGATTTTTTAAAGGGCACACGCAGGTCGAAGTGGCACATGAGATAGGCATATCACAAGCGCAGGTATCACGGCTAGAAAAGAACGCACTGAACAAAATAAAATCACAGCTTTAA
- a CDS encoding glycoside hydrolase family protein: protein MVGKIDLKGNWQLALDHECTGENIFYNDNIFLPDTTSNARKGKVSDDCHTGHLTDTYKFEGYAWYRRTIDTNALKCSALELFLERTRITEVFVDGISLGVQESFCAPHIYDLTEFIGTGERELVIRVANVGYKTGGGHMTSPDTQTNWNGILGRIELIGYGAVHCKDISITPDIHSGTVKVTAEAVGAESGKAVITVLNYPDGSEAGESFEVSFSDGRLTAEYPMAENYKLWSEHNPYLYELVIDVDGDVSRHIFGMREFRTSEGKFMVNGRETFLRGKHDGMIFPKNSYAPCDIDEWLRVMMISRSFGINHYRFHTCCPPEAAFIAADMLGIYMEPQLPFWGTVTAPDEDGYNAYEQEFLISEGFAILKAFGDHPSFCMMSMGNELWGSKERINEIIGMYKKLDKRHLYTQGSNNFQWFPCVVENDDFFVGVRLSKNRLLRGSYAMCDAPLGHIQMLKPSTVHSYDSIIKIAGSVHEEDNSAGGTVQIQFGTTMKTVSASESDDDFVPDIPIVTHEIGQYETYPDFDEIEKYTGSLKARNFEIFRERLKNKGLLHLAKDYFYCSGQLAKACYKEELESVFRSKLLAGFQILDIQDFTGQGTALVGMLDAFMDNKGIITAEEWREFCNDAVILAVFESYTPLSASEFVFDIRLVNYRPVSLYGKKVIYRFEWEDKCCTGSAVISDDSVYTDICRSTITMPYVDEITSAVLTLEVEGTDIRNHYEIEIIPDLKEVGLEGVHIFRELDSEAERLLDEGRTVLLFNKPENYVEGFYCQDFWCYPMFSSISRMMEKPEPVGTMGLLNDVSHPALKGFACRKYSTPSWWDIVMSSRFEILDGKAEDKRVIVRMIDNFERNHDLAMLYEYNKSSGKVVVCTSDPDKLMKSNEGRVFLRSVVDYVRGVT, encoded by the coding sequence ATGGTCGGAAAAATCGATTTAAAAGGGAACTGGCAGCTTGCGTTGGATCACGAATGTACAGGTGAAAATATTTTTTATAACGATAATATTTTCCTGCCTGATACAACCTCAAATGCCCGTAAGGGTAAAGTCAGCGATGATTGTCATACAGGTCATCTTACTGATACCTACAAATTTGAGGGCTATGCATGGTACAGACGAACTATAGATACTAATGCTCTGAAATGTTCAGCACTGGAACTTTTTCTTGAACGCACCCGTATCACTGAGGTCTTTGTTGACGGAATCTCTCTTGGAGTCCAGGAAAGTTTCTGCGCACCTCATATTTATGATCTTACTGAATTTATAGGAACAGGTGAGCGTGAACTTGTGATCAGGGTCGCCAATGTTGGGTACAAGACCGGCGGCGGTCACATGACTTCTCCTGATACTCAGACTAACTGGAACGGTATCCTTGGCAGGATCGAGCTGATAGGTTACGGTGCTGTTCATTGTAAAGATATTTCTATCACACCTGATATACATTCTGGAACTGTAAAAGTAACTGCTGAAGCAGTTGGCGCTGAAAGCGGTAAGGCAGTTATAACAGTTCTGAATTATCCTGACGGTTCTGAAGCCGGTGAGTCTTTTGAAGTCAGTTTTTCTGACGGCAGACTTACAGCTGAATACCCAATGGCTGAAAACTATAAGCTATGGAGCGAACATAACCCATATTTGTATGAGCTTGTTATTGATGTGGATGGAGATGTATCCCGACATATTTTCGGCATGAGAGAATTCAGAACTTCAGAAGGAAAGTTTATGGTTAACGGCAGGGAGACTTTCCTTCGCGGCAAACATGACGGTATGATATTTCCAAAGAACTCTTATGCGCCGTGTGATATTGACGAGTGGCTTCGGGTGATGATGATATCACGCAGTTTCGGGATCAACCACTACCGTTTTCACACTTGCTGTCCGCCTGAGGCTGCTTTTATTGCAGCAGATATGCTCGGCATATATATGGAACCTCAGCTTCCTTTCTGGGGAACTGTCACAGCGCCTGATGAAGATGGCTATAATGCCTATGAGCAGGAATTCCTGATATCCGAAGGCTTTGCGATACTGAAGGCATTCGGTGATCATCCGTCTTTCTGTATGATGTCAATGGGTAATGAGCTCTGGGGCAGTAAGGAACGTATCAATGAAATCATCGGTATGTATAAAAAGCTTGATAAAAGGCATTTGTATACTCAGGGTTCAAACAACTTTCAGTGGTTCCCTTGTGTTGTAGAAAACGATGATTTCTTTGTTGGGGTACGTCTGTCGAAGAACAGGCTGCTGCGAGGCTCTTATGCTATGTGTGATGCACCTTTGGGGCATATACAGATGCTTAAACCTTCAACTGTGCATTCCTATGATAGTATTATAAAAATAGCGGGATCCGTTCATGAGGAAGATAATTCTGCGGGCGGTACAGTTCAGATACAGTTCGGTACAACGATGAAAACTGTAAGTGCATCTGAGTCTGACGACGATTTTGTACCTGATATACCTATTGTTACTCATGAAATAGGGCAGTATGAAACTTATCCTGACTTTGATGAGATAGAAAAATATACAGGTTCGCTTAAAGCGCGGAATTTTGAGATATTCCGAGAGAGACTGAAGAATAAGGGGCTTTTACATCTGGCTAAGGATTATTTCTATTGTTCAGGTCAGCTTGCAAAGGCTTGCTATAAGGAAGAACTTGAATCTGTATTCCGTTCAAAGCTGCTTGCCGGGTTCCAGATACTGGATATCCAGGACTTTACAGGACAGGGAACTGCTCTTGTTGGTATGCTTGATGCATTCATGGATAATAAGGGTATCATCACCGCTGAAGAATGGCGTGAGTTCTGTAATGATGCGGTGATACTTGCTGTGTTTGAAAGCTATACACCATTATCCGCTAGTGAATTTGTATTTGATATACGGCTTGTAAATTACAGACCTGTAAGCCTTTACGGTAAAAAAGTCATTTATAGGTTCGAGTGGGAAGATAAGTGCTGTACAGGCAGTGCAGTAATATCCGATGACAGCGTTTATACAGATATTTGCCGAAGTACAATAACCATGCCGTATGTTGATGAGATTACATCAGCTGTGCTGACACTTGAAGTTGAAGGTACAGATATACGAAACCATTATGAGATCGAGATCATTCCTGATTTGAAAGAGGTGGGGCTTGAAGGAGTGCATATATTCCGTGAACTGGACAGTGAAGCTGAAAGACTTCTTGATGAAGGCAGGACGGTTCTTCTGTTCAATAAACCTGAAAACTATGTTGAAGGCTTCTATTGTCAGGATTTCTGGTGCTATCCTATGTTCAGCTCTATTTCAAGAATGATGGAAAAACCTGAGCCTGTAGGTACGATGGGACTTTTGAATGATGTATCACATCCTGCACTAAAAGGTTTTGCGTGCAGGAAGTATTCAACTCCTTCATGGTGGGATATTGTTATGTCATCACGGTTCGAGATACTTGATGGCAAGGCTGAAGACAAGCGTGTGATAGTGCGTATGATAGACAACTTTGAGAGGAACCATGATCTGGCGATGTTGTATGAATACAACAAAAGCAGTGGCAAGGTAGTTGTATGTACAAGTGATCCTGATAAACTGATGAAGTCCAATGAAGGCAGGGTGTTTTTACGGTCAGTTGTTGATTATGTTCGCGGTGTTACATGA